A genomic region of Prosthecobacter sp. contains the following coding sequences:
- a CDS encoding sigma-70 family RNA polymerase sigma factor → MSDLPKVAETEELLKQTSGSPPTRKTLIEKLDNWDDWASWDEFYRTYSGFVFHVARKTGLSDDEASDVVQETFIGVAKNLQKKKFDTSLGSFKSFLLNQARWRILDQFRRRKKQQSREANLYSDETEDRRTPPIDRCADPNGVALEKLWEKEWQDKVMDLALRRVRALVSPRQFQIFSCYVIKGWSPERVKKELGVNAAQVYLAKHRVGRILKREAAKLAETEQ, encoded by the coding sequence ATGTCCGACCTGCCCAAAGTCGCTGAAACTGAAGAACTGCTCAAGCAGACCTCCGGATCGCCCCCGACCCGGAAAACGCTCATCGAGAAGCTCGACAATTGGGACGACTGGGCGAGCTGGGATGAGTTCTACCGCACCTACTCCGGCTTCGTCTTCCACGTCGCCCGCAAGACCGGCCTGAGCGACGATGAGGCCAGTGATGTCGTGCAGGAGACCTTCATCGGTGTCGCCAAGAACCTGCAGAAGAAGAAGTTCGACACCAGTCTCGGCTCCTTCAAATCCTTCCTCCTCAATCAAGCCCGCTGGCGCATTCTCGATCAATTCCGCCGCCGCAAGAAGCAGCAAAGCCGCGAGGCCAATCTCTACTCCGACGAAACCGAAGATCGCCGCACGCCGCCGATCGACCGCTGCGCCGATCCGAATGGTGTCGCTCTCGAAAAACTCTGGGAGAAGGAATGGCAGGACAAAGTGATGGACCTCGCCCTGCGCCGCGTGCGTGCGCTCGTTTCGCCACGTCAGTTCCAGATTTTCTCCTGCTATGTCATCAAAGGCTGGAGTCCCGAACGCGTGAAGAAGGAACTCGGTGTCAACGCCGCCCAGGTCTATCTCGCCAAGCATCGTGTCGGTCGCATTCTGAAACGCGAAGCGGCAAAGCTGGCGGAGACGGAGCAGTAA
- a CDS encoding N,N-dimethylformamidase beta subunit family domain-containing protein: MRRILTFLLAASFLHATDPVPLFIEGYAGQRSVAQGEEIPIHVSTTAAKFEIEVTRLGAKREVMWKKADVPGQAHPVPEDASANGCRWPESVRVPVGADWKSGYYEVVFRAADAGGKWTHRGARTASSSAWFIVRQAKPGSTSKILLQLCSNTYNAYNNWGGFSVYAYNSLSKNQGSRVSFERPGPSQFSRWELPFVVWAEQNGYLLEFAANDDLEFRPDMLASYKLVLSVGHDEYWSTPMRDNLEGWIAKGGNVAFFSGNTCCWQVRSEAEGRAFTCFKQNYHLDPVFQTRDFKTLSTAWSHHLLKRPENELTGVGFLWGGYMRSHGQFMDGDASFIVHRPDHWIYAGTGLKRGDRFGAKDTIVGYECDGCELEWRDGLPFATHKDGTPKTFEVLGTCPVRWHPDDVEWYEKWEIGRTGAACLGLYTNTGTVFTAATTDWAHGLQGNDAAVVRITKNVLERLGK, encoded by the coding sequence ATGCGCCGCATCCTCACCTTCCTCCTCGCTGCCTCGTTCCTCCACGCCACCGATCCCGTTCCGCTCTTCATCGAAGGCTACGCCGGACAGCGCAGCGTCGCTCAGGGCGAGGAGATTCCGATTCACGTCAGCACCACCGCAGCGAAGTTTGAGATCGAAGTCACCCGCCTCGGTGCCAAACGTGAAGTCATGTGGAAAAAGGCCGACGTGCCGGGCCAGGCGCATCCGGTGCCGGAAGATGCCTCCGCGAACGGCTGCCGCTGGCCGGAGAGCGTGCGCGTGCCCGTCGGTGCCGATTGGAAAAGCGGCTACTACGAGGTCGTCTTCCGCGCTGCTGATGCGGGCGGCAAATGGACGCATCGCGGCGCACGCACAGCCAGCAGCAGCGCATGGTTCATCGTGCGGCAGGCAAAGCCCGGCAGCACCTCGAAGATCCTGTTGCAGCTCTGCTCGAACACCTACAACGCCTACAACAACTGGGGCGGCTTCTCCGTGTATGCCTACAACAGCCTCTCGAAGAACCAGGGCAGCCGCGTGAGCTTTGAGCGGCCCGGCCCGTCGCAATTCAGCCGCTGGGAGCTGCCCTTCGTCGTGTGGGCGGAGCAAAACGGTTACCTGCTCGAATTCGCCGCCAATGACGACCTCGAATTCCGCCCCGACATGCTCGCCAGCTACAAACTCGTCCTCAGTGTCGGCCACGACGAATACTGGAGCACGCCGATGCGCGACAACCTCGAAGGCTGGATCGCAAAAGGCGGCAACGTGGCCTTCTTCAGCGGCAACACCTGCTGCTGGCAGGTGCGCAGCGAGGCCGAGGGCCGCGCCTTCACCTGCTTCAAGCAGAACTACCACCTCGATCCCGTCTTCCAGACACGCGACTTCAAAACACTGAGCACCGCATGGAGTCATCACCTGCTCAAGCGCCCCGAGAATGAACTCACCGGCGTCGGCTTTCTCTGGGGCGGCTACATGCGCAGCCATGGCCAGTTCATGGACGGCGACGCCTCCTTCATCGTGCACCGCCCCGACCACTGGATCTACGCCGGCACCGGCCTGAAGCGCGGCGACCGCTTTGGCGCGAAGGACACCATCGTCGGCTACGAGTGCGACGGCTGCGAACTCGAATGGCGCGACGGCCTGCCCTTCGCCACGCACAAGGACGGCACACCGAAGACCTTCGAAGTCCTCGGCACCTGCCCCGTGCGCTGGCACCCCGACGATGTGGAGTGGTATGAGAAATGGGAGATCGGCCGCACCGGTGCCGCCTGCCTCGGCCTCTACACCAACACCGGCACCGTCTTCACCGCCGCCACCACCGACTGGGCACATGGTCTTCAGGGCAATGATGCAGCGGTGGTGCGCATCACGAAGAATGTGCTGGAGCGGCTGGGGAAGTGA